One window of the Triticum dicoccoides isolate Atlit2015 ecotype Zavitan chromosome 3B, WEW_v2.0, whole genome shotgun sequence genome contains the following:
- the LOC119282595 gene encoding uncharacterized protein LOC119282595, with protein sequence MDNFKITSYANALVENTKLDFQSLYLHRIRSGDKKNQYVVIDGVGATDICLTTINDWAIYDGVAADAKLVAHAKGMHMNAAAADCCNLFIIVFELDSFKGSTLAVMGATTEEQGEWAIVGGTGQFAMARGVIQRKMHQKLADGQGDVLELTIEAFCRRKGQPEPPATTPQTPTTQPIQPPVQPPPATTQPIQPPVQPPPAPTKPIQPPTPTPIKNGPWGGTTSDKLDHFNPNMSVGLKSVTFIYYHAVNGLRFNYTGKDGYENSSELFGNNGHGPDAKRQTVHLGPREFVTELSGTHQHERRSNNIAIYSLKLVTNLGKTHGPFGSANIGAAFRFSVPPNSKIVGFFGGSTGYAVNSIGAYTLENSA encoded by the exons aTGGACAATTTCAAGATCACTAGTTACGCCAATGCGCTGGTGGAAAACACTAAGCTTGACTTCCAAAGCTTGTATCTGCACAGGATCAGGTCTGGGGATAAGAAAAACCAGTATGTAGTGATAGATGGAGTTGGTGCTACTGACATTTGTCTCACAACCATCAACGACTGGGCAATATATGATGGTGTGGCCGCGGATGCAAAGCTAGTTGCTCATGCAAAAGGCATGCATATGAATGCTGCCGCTGCTGACTGCTGCAATTTATTCATCATAGTGTTCGAGCTTGACAG CTTCAAAGGATCCACGCTTGCGGTAATGGGAGCAACTACTGAGGAACAAGGTGAATGGGCTATTGTTGGTGGGACTGGTCAGTTCGCTATGGCGCGTGGTGTCATCCAGAGGAAAATGCATCAAAAATTAGCTGATGGACAAGGAGATGTATTAGAGCTTACTATCGAGGCATTCTGCCGCAGGAAG GGGCAGCCGGAGCCTCCGGCCACCACTCCGCAGACTCCTACCACCCAGCCGATTCAGCCTCCTGTTCAGCCGCCTCCTGCCACCACCCAGCCCATTCAGCCTCCTGTTCAGCCACCTCCTGCCCCCACGAAGCCGATTCAGCCTCCTACCCCCACTCCCATAAAGAATGGACCATGGGGCGGAACAACGAGTGACAAACTTGATCATTTCAACCCAAACATGTCTGTAGGCCTAAAGAGTGTGACATTCATCTATTATCATGCTGTTAATGGACTTCGTTTCAATTATACCGGCAAAGATGGCTATGAAAACTCCAGCGAACTTTTTGGTAATAACGGCCATGGCCCCGACGCTAAAAGG CAAACAGTTCACCTAGGCCCTAGGGAGTTTGTGACGGAGCTGTCAGGAAcacaccaacatgaaagaagatcAAATAATATTGCTATATATTCCCTTAAGCTGGTCACCAACCTCGGCAAAACTCATGGACCTTTCGGAAGTGCCAACATAGGCGCCGCTTTCAGGTTTTCCGTGCCTCCAAACAGCAAAATTGTGGGCTTCTTTGGGGGATCTACCGGTTACGCCGTCAATTCAATTGGTGCCTACACGCTCGAAAATTCTGCTTAG